CTtggctttttcctttttttatctTCCCCATTGTTTTTAACACATATAAGGTGCACATTTCAATGTTTTTCAATGTCAGAACAATGCAAAGCCTTCACTTAACTTGTTAGCCATTGCAGTTGGAATCAAGCAAAAAGATTTAGTGAACCAAATTGTGAAAAAGGTGGGTCTTGCTTGCCTAATTCCCTTGTattcctgattttttttttcctcatattttttttgtaatgttttttCATCCTTTTGCAGTTTCCTTTAAGTAATTTCGTTATAATGCTTTTTCACTATGATGGTGTTGTGGATGAATGGAGGAATTTTTCATGGAGTAAAAGTGTCATACATGTGTCTGCAGAGAATCAAACGAAATGGTAATTTTGATTCTTCCTAGATAGTTGTTTCCGTTTAAGTAATAACGGGAGGTGGACGTGTCCAAGTCTCAATGCATAAGGTTAATATGAAACAATACCATGTCTTGATGTAGGTGGTTTGCCAAACGATTCATGCATCCAGATATAGTTGCTGAATATGATTATATATTTCTTTGGGATGAGGACCTTGGAGTTGAGAATTTTGACCCAATACGGTAAGTATGGCTTGCAGTTGCTTTATCGGAATATTCTTGACTATCGTATACTGTTTACTCTCAAAGTCCACCACCAGCTCTCACTGCATCAATGCTTTTGACAAAACATGTTAATCTAAATGTTGAAATAAAAATCTGGTGTGTAATAGGCAAATGATAGGATCCTTAGAAATGTAAAACTAATGACCATTTCTCATGTTGTGGGAATAATAACGtttatatcatttctcttttataataaaatattttttgtagtatgaataaaaccctttttttgtattgaaaaatatagtccTTATTCCATTAGAGGAGGTGCTTCTGTAGGAGATCATAGAGGAAAATATCTtgtattgaaaagaaaatcaagcaTAACCGATAATAATAGGAGAAATAGTTCCTAGCTGTAGACCCTGGAGATATTAACAGCATTATataatcccccccccccccccccccctttttaaTGAGCTCAGATTTAAAGTCCAATCCTAACTATGGTGAATCTGTTGCAGATATATATCTATTGTTCAAGAGGAGCAACTTGAAATATCACAGCCAGCACTTGATCCTTATAAGTCAGAGTTGCATCACCCAATTACTGTACGCAAAAAAAGATCAAGGGTACATAGGTCAGTGTAAAATCTTTTCCAGAAATAATTGGATACTGCGTTAATAGACCTTTACTCCAgttattcaacaataaatttgagCACTCATGTAGAGGACTTACTGCCCCTTTTCTTGGATAAGTAATACGGCCTTTCATCAATGGAATAATGTCTGTTTTGTGCTCACTTGCTTAGTAGTAGTATCTTTTTGAACACATGCCACATCTTTTGGAATCTGTGAATCATTGGCTTATGCAGATCAGATTATTGTCAGTTTCTTATAATTGTAATGGAAGGCATGCAGTACAATTGTGTTTGAcacattttcacttttttattttttattttttggttttaaataaCAGAAGGTATTATAAGTTCAAAGGCGGTGGACGGTGTGATGCCCAGAGCACTGATCTTCCATGTGTAGGGTACACAATCACCTGCTCTGTAACTGTTTCATTGTTATATCATTTACTTTCTCATCCTCATCAATTTTAATATTGGATAAAACCTGTTATACAGTTGGGTGGAAATGATGGCACCTGTGTTTTCAAAGGTGGCTTGGCGATGTGCATGGTATATGATCCAGGTATAGAATACTCAAACCACCACTGCATAAAAATAATGGTCACTGCCAGTGCTTAACAACATTGAATTGCATAAAGAGGAATTTTACAAATTAACACCAAATGAATTAAGGTATCAAAAGGATTTCATTCTCAAGTAATTAACCTTATCAAATTGATACGCTTAAGCAAGCATCATGGATTATGTCCCACCTACTTTATGTTGATTGCAATTTTTCCCCCAGCTGTGTTAGCCTGTATAGGTCAACCATATATGTTTTAAATGATTTAAGAATGTTAGTTTTGAAATAGGATAAGATTTTTTTCTATCCAACTGATATCAGGGTCTTGCATCAAACAAATCTCTTTCTATGGACAGTTGGGCACCATGTGGACCTGAATTGAAACTGACCTTTTATAATTGAATTAAAAGATTCAATCAGCATGAACCATGTGTTACAGgtcaacctgaatccacactgGAAACTTAATGGCAATGGAAACACacttttaaaatatgtatttgtcTCTGAAgaatctgtatttttttttttttgagagaatgatGAGTGATTCTGTAAATTTAAACACTAGATCAGGCTGGTAAAGTTTAGAAGACTAACCTTAAGTTCAATCTGCATCTGATTGCTTTGTTCAGCTTTGCATTGCATCTTCCTTACTGATAATTGTTCTATAATGTTTTTCCCCATCTGTTCAGAATGACTTGATCCATGCATGGGGCCTTGACAGAAAGCTTGGCTATTGTGCGCAGGTAACTATTCTGTCTTACAGCTTCGTTTTTCAACTCTCTTGAGGGTCTTTTTGATGTTTGGACTTTTTTCAGGATCGAATGAAAAATGTTGGTGTTGTTGACTCTGAGTACATAGTTCATCTGGGTCTTCCCACACTTGGTGGCAATAAGGCAGGACATCTTCCTAATTTTTATATGGCACTATTTTGGGACTTAGTTGTTTAGAAATACTTATATGAGTGGTTGTCTTAATAGTTTCTTGTCTCGGTCTGTGGTATTTATGTTGAATGTTTGGGTTGTCTCTCACTTTCAACTTCCTGTTTATTCATGTAGGTAAGCAATGATTCCCTGGCtccaattttaaatgaaaactcAAACTCAGAAGCACTGGTACAGTTTTTCTAAAGCTTAGATTGAGTTGTACTAGATTCTTCACTGATGTATAATGCgttctcttttaaattttgtaggCCCCATCTGATTCCAATAAAGCTGATCCTAGATCTCAAGTAAGCCTTAATAATATTCCTATGATAGTGGTTGCTAGTATGTCAATTCTGCAAAGTTCTCTATCTATGTGAAATAATTATCTTGTGCATTGTCCATCTCACAGTGTGTGGGTCTCATAACTATATGTGATCCACCCACTGTGAGAGTAAAAATGCATATATGATAAATTAGACACCTTCTCCTCTATGTTGGTGTTTGTATGGGCTGAGAATGTACATCTTCCATTGTATTTCACCCAAACCAATTATCGAAAAAGTAATTAGTGAGTGATGATTTTATTCAGGTCAGGTGGCAATCCTATGCTGAAATGCGGATCTTCGAGAAAAGGTGGGCTAATGCATCAAAGGAGGACAGTTGTTGGATTGATCCATATCAATGATCAGTGAACCAAAGTACCCATTGATTTGATTTATAGAGAACCTTCATCCACGCAAAGTGCAAGGTTGACACCCGTTCTAATACAAAGCCATAGAAGTTATACAGATTACCATGCATACAATTTTGCCGCAATGCAAAAGAAACAGCTGATGTCTTATACTCTTTTTTTGGTCTTACACTAGGAGCTTGTAATGCAGTATAGCCGGCTTTTGTATCACATAGATTTCGCCCTGGCCAggttttttgtattatttatttagcaaaaagttaTAGAGAATAATTTTCCCTTACAACATGGGAGATCCCTGACACCTGGAACATTTTTTGTAAAGgttgttgataattttttctaatGCAAAGTAAATATTTTTCCCCCTCAATTTCAGTGTCTTTTTTCTCTTGCCTTGGTGGCTGAAACCTGTTTTATAGGCGGGTAATTCATGCTTCTTATCTGTTGATGTTAGGTTTTGATTCTAGCTTATGCTAATCAAAACACCCAAAGAAAGTTCTCCAAGAATCCCCTTTTCCCTGTCTTTAGTCTGATATTAAGATCATAATCCAATATTAAGTATTTAAATTGCATGATCAGCTATTTTGGTTTGCTTAGAGGTTAAAAATGTTGAGATGTGAGTTACCAATTAGTGGGATATACTATGGCATGGTGGCTTCTTTctaatatttatatagtagCATTCATCTCCTATATCAAGTCCTTCTTCATACTCTTACATGGAAGATAACAGAATGAACTGAATCATAGAAGTACTATTTATTTTACTACTGCCTCACAAAATGACTTGGCAGCTTATATGTTGTCTGAAAGGCTTGAAGGGAGAATCTCACGGATTAAATTAATTTAGGAATTATTAGACaactttgattttatatatttttttgacaaacaaaAGGTCAAATCTCACTAACTCATGAGATTAtaagaaataaacaaatatttgaaCTGGCGAACTCACAAACTTCAAAGTTAAGTGAGTATTTGGGTATCCATAGTTTTCGatagtttatttttactctttttataaataaaaagaagtatatAGTTTTTGGGATGAATGTGTGgcaaaaagttaaaatatagcttatttaaaataaaataaaaactaattttgatgtattttaaaataattaaaattttgagacaaACAAACTACACAAGATTAATCATTAACACAagattatttgatatttaactACACACAAGATTAATCATTAAAACATCTTTAAATTTGAAAGACAGAATTGTATTAGTTGTCTTTGGTTATGCTTAACCTAATGTCTCAGTTATTTAAGGAGCATTTTGCATAAGAAAAATTATAGGCATGCTTTGCTTTGATTTAATCAAATgggaacatatatatataagcatatGACTCTTGAAATTATTATTTGCTTTCTTCGACTTACAAAATATTTCTATTGGCGATTTCAGCTCTACAAACTTACCTAGTAATACCATCCATCTGATGCAAACAAATCATCTATACAACTACACCCAAAAAAAGATTAATGACTATCATGTAGATGGTCGTCAATCGGTGAGGTAATCCACAATATTGGCATTGTATATCTTACACAAGAAACCAAAATCAATCTATGATTTGtctggatatatatatatatatatatatatatatatatatatatatatatatatatatatatatatgacccaGAGTTCTCAGCTTCTTCTACAGCAGAGGacattaattaagaaattgatgaaattggtCTCACTTCCATTTTGTTACAAGGTCTTATTCTATTCTGCAGTTGTCTCCTTTTGTACCCCAATTCTCTTTGACATCTATATCTGTTTGGATAGATACTTCAAaggaaattatttattatgttcaGCTATTGATTTTTTCTGTTGATTCTCTAAGACATGTTTGTACCAAGAGACCAATATGCCCAAAGGTTCTCTTATATACTTGGATTTTGATAAGGTTTTTAAAGAATGTTTCACTTTTGAGGACTGGAGTGTACACTATTGCTGAAGACAGAATTAATATCCATAATACATTAATACATACAGAACAAGAAGGCAAAAATAGATGAACAGGGGCATCCTAACAAGTGTAGAAAAGAATGCTTATCGAATTTGATTAAGCCAACAATAATGATTATTTCAAAGACTAAAGGTCTGTTTGGTACGtatttttaaacaacagtttttaatttttttgaaaatacatatgGGAGAAAAAGTAGatgaaaatatgtataatgttcTTTAAAAAccgtgtttaaacacatgtactaAACATGCCCTAAAATTTGATCAAACCAGGATATATACAAAATTAACTGCTTAAAAAAactagtgtaaaaaaaaaaaaaaaaaaaagatattttccGTTAACAATGTATATTACAAtaggaataacaaaaaatcGTTCAAAAGTTAAGGAAAGAAAGATGAATCTAATATGTTTTTTCCTAGAAAGATTAATTCACATATAAAAGATCACGTAAGCCTAAAAAGTATACAAGAGCAGACCAGTTAAAACATCTATTGTGCCGTTTGCAGAACACAAAAATTGAACTTTGAATGGCATGGATCCCAGTAAAGCCCAATGATATCTCCTACCTTCAATTTCCTCCTAGCCACAAAATCCTCGTGCCACTTTCCATTGAAAACATAGCTCTTAGACGAAGGCCACTTCTTGAAAACCAACTCGTAATCGGACTTTGAATCTCGATCGAAAACTGTTACACTCAATCCGCTACACTCGATCTTCTTAACCGAGTCTGCACTAAAGAATGCCATAATATGGGCGTGGACAAGACTTTGAGGCACCAAGAGCCGGCTCGAACTACCAATATCACTCTTCGTGAGCGTCTTCGTGATTTTCCAGGGAGAAACAGCGCTCAGCTTAGTAGCAGTAGCGTATTCGTCTTTTTGCGTGCTTTTCCTCATAGTATTGGAAGAAACCCATGGTTTATCAAACAAAGTCAGCGCCGTCGAAACctctttttgttcttgtttggtGTTAAACACACAAGAAAGCGTTTGGGTGTTTTGGTTTTCGAGAGTTTGTAGCAGATTCTGAGTGCCGTCATCGTCAAGTAtcatggcttcttcttcttcttcttcttcttcttcttcgttgcACGCATTGAGTTCGGTGTGAAGCTCACAATAAAGCGTTAAGTCGGTGGAATAATTCTGAGTGTTCTGGTTTTCCAGAGTTTGCAGCAGATTCTGAGTGATGGGTATCAtggctgcttcttcttcttcctctgctAGTGGTCGTGCGGTCTTgggtttagagaaaaaaaaaaaaaaaaacaatgaatgaATGAAAGACGATAGAGATAGAAGAAAACCTTAGaacagaaaacaaagagagCAATCTTAATTGGTGTactgagaaaaaagaaaagaagtgaaaGATTGTATATATAGAAACATAGAATTTCTAAACCTCGTCGGACTCGGTTTGTTTTTACGTAaatctttgttttgagaaaGCAGTAGTCCCAGTCCGAATTGCTAAAGGAAAACGCAACCTCAAACCTTGTTTTCTCAAAAGCTAATTACGTGTCTTTTTGAAAGGAACGACAGCGTTACGcacctgtgtgtgtgtgtgttgtggaCTGTGGAGCGTGGTACGGTACCGTTTTGGGGCAAGAAGAGACTGGGTTGGGAGTATTGTGGGCCGGGCCCGGGTCCGTGGCCTAAGTTCAATGGTGGACCATTAGATGGGCTGAATGAATTGGGGATATATTGTTTCGGCCCCAGCAAAACCTTATCAATCAATGCAGCTTTTAAACATGTCAACTTGGACTAAAActggattttgtttttcttgtagtgTATTAAAACTTATAAAGTTTTCTTTCTGAAGATCCAAGAAATTACAGGGTTTTTAAAGTGTTGGACCAAGACTAACCGAATCCCTTGAAAACCAGAACCAAGACAAGATTTTTTCTTACAATCCTACTATATACTATGTAAgttggttcttcttcttttttttctttttttcttttttttaataatattgaacgacaggttttttttaattttttttattattatttttattttagccttttcttttgcTATAGATGTTTTATTAGTTGGATTAGTATGTaagtttataataatttttaaaaattacttcttataaactatttaaaaaattgttttatgtaATAGGAGTAtgaaagtaaatttatataaattacatattttatccttcaatttttcttctcaactaaacaaaagagtttacaattttttcattttttcattttttcaaccaaacacacatgaaGGAAAATTAGATATAGTATATTCTACTTTTATCCCACAAATTTCCACCATTCCACTTTTCTATCCTTCAACCAAATAGAGCATAAGGTTTTGTTGATATTATTGTTGTATTTGTGATAGATGGTGTAAATCATAGTACtgaaatttttaacaatttccgAAAAAATATGATAAGGTGAAATGATTGAAATATTACAATAATTTGGAGGAATGACTAAATACAAGCGTGCAAAATAAGAGTTTGCACaaagtaattaaattatatggtttaaaaatgaacacaaacaaaaataatgataCTGAGTAACAAACCTTGTTGATTATGATCATCCTATGCTTCAACTCATTTGTGCTTTCAACTCTTTGTCTTCTTTGTTTGATTGCAGTAATGGAAttggataaaatatttttatttgttttataacAAAACATAATGTTGAGCATTTAGAAATATGTTACCAAAAATGAATTGTACTGTTCAAatgtcattttcccattaatgcagccagggaggtagatgtagggtctttaatgtggtggtaacagctttttcttcagatatttctcacacatccttgcttctaaagggtgcttggattaccctcttacccatcagtttttccagaatcTTGCCTCTAAcccctttagcaagtcccagggtcattgccgagcctgtccgaggagacattcctcctcagACAACTCCTCAGACCTTTGCAGTGtagactgacttgtgggcctagaggccccTGATAAAAATAAACCGGTACCAAccgatcaggcccaaagcccaaacgtttattcaatagcctttaccccccacaactatcttaaatatttataatccacttaatagtataaaatttacaaatgaaaaaaaaaattacataatatttgatttcttaaaagtaaagtaccacacaaaaagaaacgaaaaaaagataaatataaatcactccacagtctacattctaaatattaattattatcttaaatatttataatccacttaataatataaaatttacagaaaaaaaattacacagtacttgattttttgaaagtaaagtacaatacaaaaaaaagtgataaagataaatcacttcaAAGTCCAcactttaaatactaattactatcttaaatatttataatccacttaataatataaaatttacaaaagaaaaaaaaaagtcaaaaaaaattacacaatacttgattttttgaaagtaaagtacaatacaaaaaaaagtgataaaaataaatcacttCAAAGTCCAcactttaaatactaattactatcttaaatatttgtaatccacttaataatataaaattaacaaaagaaaaaaaatacccagtacttaattttttgaaagtaaagtattatacaaaaaaaaaaaaaaaaaagataaagataaatcactccgcacttcatttttcaaatctCTTCGGTGTCTTTTTGAtgtttagacttttttttttggatccaaTGAAAAATCTTGGTGTTGTTGACTCTGAGTACATAGTTCATTTGGGTCTTCCCACACTTGGTGGCAATAAGGCAGGACATCTTCCTAATTTTTATATGGCACTATTTTGGGACTTAGTTGCTTAGAAATACTTATATGAGTGGTTGTCTTAATAGTTTCTTGTCTCGGTCTGTGGTATTTATGTTGAATGTTTGGGTTATCTCTCACTTTCAACAACCTGTTTATTCATGTAGGTAAGCACTGATTCCCTGGCTccaattttaaaagaaaactcaaacTCGTAAGCACTGGTACATTTTTCTAAAGCTTAGATTGAGTTGTACTAGATTCTTCACTGATGTATAATGcgttttcttttaaattttgtaggCCCCATCTGATTCCAATACAGCTGATCCTAGATCTCAAGTAAGCCTTAATAATATTCCTGTGATAGTGGTTGCTAATATGTCAATTCTGCAAAGTTCTCTATCTATGTGAAATAATTATCTTGTGCATTGTCCATCTCGCAGTGTGTGGGTCTTATAACTATATGTGATCCACTCGCTGTGAGAGGAAAAATGCGTATATGATAAATTAGACACCTTCTCCTCTATGTTGGTGTTTGTATGGGCTGAGAATGTACATCTTCCATTGTATTTCACCCAAACCAATTATCGAAAAAGTAATTAGTGAGTGATGATTTTATTCAGGTCAGGTGGCAATCCTATGCTGAAATGCGGATCTTCGAGAAAAGGTGGGCTAATGCATCAAAGGAGGACAGTTGTTGGATTGATCCATATCAATGATCAGTGAACCAAAGTACCCATTGATTTGATTTATAGAGAACCTTCATCCACGCAAAGTGCAAGGTTGACACCCGTTCTAATACAAAGCCATAGAAGTTATACAGATTACCATGCATACAATTTTGCCGCAATGCAAAAGAAACAGCTGATGTCTTATACTCTTTTTTTGGTCTTACACAAGGAGCTTGTGATGCAGTATAGCCGGCTTTTGTATCACATAGATTTTGCCCTGGCCaggttttttgtatttatttatttagcaaaaagttatagaaaataattttcccTTACAACATGGGAGATCCCTGACACTTGGAACATTTTTTTGTAAAGgttgttgataattttttctaatgcaaagtaaatattttttcccCTCAATTTCAGTGTCTTTTTTCTCTTGCCTTGGTGGCTGCAACCTGTTTTATAGGCGGGTAATTCATGCTTCTTAGCT
This genomic stretch from Castanea sativa cultivar Marrone di Chiusa Pesio chromosome 1, ASM4071231v1 harbors:
- the LOC142621754 gene encoding uncharacterized protein LOC142621754 isoform X2 yields the protein MKTFNPAPGLSNLKSRPCVCGFFVTVTLICGAYFIGNAFVAKEYKERFTRWGETPTMQNTKSNTCKSRCRPVGSETPTMQNTKSNTCKSRCRPVGSESLPEGIVVKTSNLEMRPLWGSKNNNAKPSLNLLAIAVGIKQKDLVNQIVKKFPLSNFVIMLFHYDGVVDEWRNFSWSKSVIHVSAENQTKWWFAKRFMHPDIVAEYDYIFLWDEDLGVENFDPIRYISIVQEEQLEISQPALDPYKSELHHPITVRKKRSRVHRRYYKFKGGGRCDAQSTDLPCVGWVEMMAPVFSKVAWRCAWYMIQNDLIHAWGLDRKLGYCAQDRMKNVGVVDSEYIVHLGLPTLGGNKAPSDSNKADPRSQVRWQSYAEMRIFEKRWANASKEDSCWIDPYQ
- the LOC142621754 gene encoding uncharacterized protein LOC142621754 isoform X1 — encoded protein: MKTFNPAPGLSNLKSRPCVCGFFVTVTLICGAYFIGNAFVAKEYKERFTRWGETPTMQNTKSNTCKSRCRPVGSETPTMQNTKSNTCKSRCRPVGSESLPEGIVVKTSNLEMRPLWGSKNNNAKPSLNLLAIAVGIKQKDLVNQIVKKFPLSNFVIMLFHYDGVVDEWRNFSWSKSVIHVSAENQTKWWFAKRFMHPDIVAEYDYIFLWDEDLGVENFDPIRYISIVQEEQLEISQPALDPYKSELHHPITVRKKRSRVHRRYYKFKGGGRCDAQSTDLPCVGWVEMMAPVFSKVAWRCAWYMIQNDLIHAWGLDRKLGYCAQDRMKNVGVVDSEYIVHLGLPTLGGNKVSNDSLAPILNENSNSEALAPSDSNKADPRSQVRWQSYAEMRIFEKRWANASKEDSCWIDPYQ